A single genomic interval of Cellvibrio sp. PSBB023 harbors:
- a CDS encoding FHA domain-containing protein translates to MNHLVFVEQLTPDGEVIHRHKLTQLPIRIGRAYDNDIILDDPHTAAHHARIEHNQLDELIISDLDSFNGITRANSRQGFFVVDGDAIYRLGHTRLRIRTPDYQVAAEQTDFTNHRWEGVLPALAGLVLLVTMGLLTTWLSDLNQGTLSKYLLELVSVVGFALGWSGFWAVFSKLFNGQARFGRHLFIVSLGLTGLELWDYLSSMLAYAFSWETLAHFTVHPLIFISATTLYFHMRTAGNKRPGRLKLYLLALALVGSGISMTKQYQATNHLGDALYLSQLYPPALRISSDISLGEFMADINALQTQVDGNRKDTTDKDETVTTSSSVATSSAGASIDANSSSQP, encoded by the coding sequence ATGAACCACTTAGTGTTTGTTGAACAACTGACTCCCGATGGCGAAGTCATTCATCGCCACAAACTGACCCAATTGCCGATTCGCATTGGCCGTGCCTATGACAATGACATCATTCTCGATGACCCTCACACGGCCGCGCATCACGCCAGGATTGAACACAACCAACTGGATGAGCTGATCATCAGCGATCTGGACAGTTTTAACGGCATCACTCGCGCCAATAGCCGTCAGGGCTTTTTTGTGGTGGATGGCGATGCTATCTATCGCCTGGGGCACACCCGCTTGCGTATTCGCACGCCGGATTACCAGGTCGCCGCCGAACAAACCGATTTCACCAATCACCGTTGGGAAGGTGTGCTGCCCGCCCTTGCCGGGTTGGTGCTACTGGTGACCATGGGCTTACTGACCACCTGGCTGAGCGATTTGAATCAGGGCACCCTGAGCAAATACCTGCTGGAATTGGTGAGCGTTGTGGGCTTTGCCTTGGGCTGGAGCGGTTTCTGGGCGGTCTTTAGCAAGCTCTTTAATGGTCAGGCGCGCTTTGGTCGCCATCTCTTTATTGTCAGCCTCGGCCTGACCGGGCTGGAGCTGTGGGACTACCTCAGCAGCATGCTCGCCTACGCCTTTAGCTGGGAAACGCTGGCACATTTCACTGTGCACCCGCTGATTTTCATCAGCGCCACAACGCTTTACTTCCACATGCGCACAGCGGGTAATAAGCGCCCGGGGCGGTTGAAACTGTACCTGCTGGCACTGGCATTGGTCGGCTCTGGCATCTCCATGACCAAACAATACCAAGCCACCAATCACTTGGGCGATGCCCTGTACCTCAGTCAACTCTATCCGCCTGCACTGCGTATTAGCAGCGATATCAGCCTTGGAGAATTTATGGCGGATATCAACGCGCTACAAACACAAGTGGACGGCAACCGCAAAGACACGACCGATAAAGATGAGACTGTCACCACAAGCAGCAGTGTGGCCACATCCAGTGCTGGCGCCAGTATCGACGCCAACAGTTCCAGCCAACCATGA
- a CDS encoding serine protease: protein MNIPHRLLACALSLVGCISFPVLAQLSANPPIDSAPTAASAVSQPSSTAQQLYASAQQDLLQLRVLLKNGNSQSSVGSGFLIGTSNLVVTNFHVVSQIALEPDTYFGEYKDTQGKSGAIELLAVDVLHDLAIVRIARQGTGFFTVPHTLGDAQQPALESLSQGEKLYSLGNPLDLGFTISEGTYNGISARGFSDQLMFTGPVNPGMSGGPNVTADGQVAGVNVAHRRDGELVSFLVPAIYVQQLLARVSSDMTPPTDFKPIIGEQLLQHQAVMVDTLLDKPFSIKQLGPYAVPVRESDQVRCWGNSDSSSKKAYTVASINCSMEAAIFVSGDLQTGHVTMRHQYARNRKLNSLQFAQLTSKMFGSQVYSTAKSDTITPAACTESFVAHNAISLRALVCAEAYHKFKDLYDFTLITASTDDSQMSLQSMINIQGVSYANGTRLIEQFLQGIDRRTGQDKPAASNDGEAAQ, encoded by the coding sequence ATGAATATTCCGCACCGCCTGCTAGCCTGCGCCCTGTCGTTGGTTGGCTGCATCAGTTTCCCTGTGCTGGCGCAGTTGTCAGCCAATCCCCCCATCGATAGCGCACCCACAGCAGCATCCGCAGTGTCCCAGCCGTCATCGACGGCACAGCAGTTATACGCTTCGGCACAACAGGATCTGCTGCAATTGCGTGTTCTGCTCAAAAATGGCAACAGCCAATCGTCCGTCGGTTCGGGGTTTTTAATTGGCACCTCTAATTTGGTGGTGACCAATTTCCATGTGGTCTCCCAGATCGCTCTGGAACCAGACACCTATTTTGGCGAATACAAAGATACCCAAGGGAAAAGCGGTGCCATCGAACTGCTCGCGGTGGATGTATTGCACGATCTGGCGATAGTGCGCATTGCGCGCCAAGGTACCGGTTTCTTTACCGTGCCTCACACTCTGGGTGACGCGCAACAACCCGCGTTGGAATCCTTAAGCCAGGGCGAGAAACTTTACTCCCTGGGCAACCCGCTGGATTTGGGCTTTACCATTTCTGAAGGGACTTATAACGGCATCAGCGCGCGCGGCTTTTCCGATCAACTCATGTTTACCGGCCCGGTAAACCCGGGCATGAGTGGTGGCCCCAATGTCACGGCCGATGGTCAGGTTGCTGGCGTGAATGTTGCCCATCGCCGCGATGGCGAACTGGTCAGCTTTCTGGTGCCTGCGATTTACGTGCAGCAATTGCTGGCGCGAGTCAGCAGCGATATGACGCCACCTACCGACTTCAAACCGATTATTGGAGAACAGTTGCTGCAACATCAGGCGGTGATGGTAGATACCCTGCTCGACAAGCCCTTTAGCATCAAGCAACTCGGCCCCTATGCGGTGCCGGTGCGTGAATCCGATCAGGTGCGCTGCTGGGGCAACTCCGACAGCTCATCCAAAAAGGCCTATACCGTCGCCAGTATTAATTGCTCCATGGAAGCGGCGATTTTTGTCTCCGGCGATTTACAAACCGGCCATGTGACCATGCGCCACCAGTATGCGCGCAACCGCAAACTCAACAGCCTGCAATTTGCCCAATTGACCAGCAAGATGTTTGGCAGCCAGGTCTACAGCACCGCCAAAAGTGACACGATTACGCCTGCCGCCTGCACCGAGAGTTTTGTAGCGCACAATGCCATCTCACTGCGCGCACTGGTGTGCGCCGAGGCCTATCACAAATTCAAAGACCTCTACGACTTTACCCTGATTACCGCCAGTACCGATGACAGCCAGATGAGTTTGCAAAGCATGATTAATATTCAGGGCGTGTCCTATGCCAATGGCACTCGCCTGATCGAGCAGTTTCTTCAGGGGATAGATCGTCGCACCGGGCAGGACAAGCCCGCCGCCAGTAACGACGGGGAGGCGGCACAATGA
- the aroB gene encoding 3-dehydroquinate synthase, with amino-acid sequence MQVLTVNLDDRSYPIYIGEALLSQPELLTKHIRGRQVCVVTNERVAPLYLDKLCESLSAYQVSRVILPDGESHKTLDVWASIFDTLLSERHNRTTTLIALGGGVVGDMTGFAAACYQRGVDFIQIPTTLLSMVDSSVGGKTGVNHPLGKNMIGAFYQPQCVLADISLLASLPPRELSAGIAEIIKYGLIADYDFFVWLENNIDALMRGDVPALSYAVQRSCENKADVVAQDEREGGLRAILNLGHTFGHAIETAQGYGNWLHGEAVGAGMAMAADLSWRRGAISAEELQRTLDLLTRANLPTKAPADMTPAQFMELMGVDKKVLDGRLRLVLLEAMGKAITTSEIDLAMLQQTFDACKADT; translated from the coding sequence ATGCAGGTTTTAACCGTTAATTTGGATGATCGCAGCTACCCGATTTATATCGGTGAAGCATTGTTGTCGCAGCCGGAGCTACTGACAAAGCATATTCGTGGACGTCAGGTGTGTGTGGTAACCAATGAAAGGGTTGCTCCCCTTTATCTGGATAAGCTCTGTGAGTCGCTGTCAGCCTATCAGGTGAGCCGTGTGATATTACCTGATGGCGAAAGCCACAAAACGTTGGATGTGTGGGCCAGTATCTTCGATACGCTGCTGAGCGAGCGACATAATCGCACCACAACATTAATTGCCCTGGGTGGCGGTGTTGTGGGTGATATGACCGGCTTTGCTGCTGCGTGTTATCAGCGCGGCGTTGATTTTATTCAAATACCCACAACCCTGTTGTCAATGGTCGACTCCTCTGTCGGCGGTAAAACCGGCGTGAATCATCCGCTTGGCAAAAATATGATTGGGGCTTTTTATCAGCCACAATGTGTTTTGGCTGATATTTCGTTGTTGGCCAGTTTGCCTCCGCGCGAACTCTCTGCCGGTATTGCCGAAATTATCAAATATGGCTTGATTGCCGATTATGATTTTTTTGTGTGGCTGGAAAATAATATTGATGCGTTGATGCGCGGTGATGTGCCTGCTTTGAGTTATGCCGTACAGCGGTCATGTGAAAATAAGGCCGATGTTGTGGCCCAAGATGAGCGCGAAGGTGGTTTACGTGCAATCTTAAACTTGGGTCATACCTTTGGTCATGCGATAGAGACGGCGCAAGGTTATGGCAATTGGTTGCATGGTGAAGCTGTGGGCGCTGGTATGGCGATGGCGGCTGATCTGTCCTGGCGACGCGGCGCCATTAGCGCTGAAGAACTACAGCGAACGCTCGATTTATTAACACGCGCGAACCTGCCAACCAAGGCGCCAGCGGATATGACGCCTGCACAGTTTATGGAGCTAATGGGCGTCGATAAAAAAGTGCTCGATGGTCGTTTGCGTTTGGTGTTGCTGGAGGCCATGGGCAAAGCCATTACTACCAGTGAAATTGATTTGGCAATGTTGCAGCAGACGTTTGATGCCTGCAAAGCAGATACATAA
- the gcvH gene encoding glycine cleavage system protein GcvH — protein MSDIRKELKYLSSHEWARVEEDGTVTIGITDHAQDALGDVVYVETPEVGSRVAIGEEAGVVESVKAASDIYSLVSGEVVAVNEALQDAPETVNSSPYDDGWFFRVKPDDLAELDEALDAAEYRELIESED, from the coding sequence ATGAGCGATATTCGCAAAGAACTGAAATACCTTAGCAGCCACGAATGGGCCCGCGTTGAAGAGGACGGCACAGTGACAATCGGTATTACCGATCACGCTCAGGACGCCTTGGGGGATGTGGTTTATGTGGAAACCCCGGAAGTGGGCTCACGCGTCGCCATCGGTGAAGAAGCGGGTGTTGTGGAGTCGGTAAAAGCCGCTTCCGACATTTATTCACTGGTCTCCGGCGAAGTGGTTGCAGTAAACGAAGCACTGCAAGACGCGCCAGAAACCGTCAACAGCTCACCTTATGACGACGGCTGGTTCTTCCGCGTTAAGCCTGATGATTTGGCGGAACTGGACGAAGCACTGGATGCAGCGGAATACCGCGAGCTGATCGAAAGCGAAGACTAA
- the bioB gene encoding biotin synthase BioB, producing the protein MNASFAPTLRHDWTRAEILALFDLPFSDLMFQAQSVHRAYFNPNEVQVSTLCSIKTGACPEDCAYCPQSARYDTGLEREKLMAVEKVIEEAKAAKASGATRFCMGAAWRSPKNKDMPYVTTMVKGVKELGLETCMTLGMLDETQAQELADAGLDYYNHNLDTSPEYYGEIITTRTYQDRLETLANVRKAGMKVCCGGIVGMGEEASDRAGLLQQLANMADHPESVPINMLVKVGGTPLENEADLDPLDFIRTIAVARILMPKSHVRLSAGREQMNEQTQAMAFLAGANSIFYGEKLLTTPNPEANKDMQLFKKLGIKPEAYEVHEDESEQEAAIVNKLQEAALDSMFYNAAK; encoded by the coding sequence ATGAATGCCAGCTTTGCTCCCACCCTTCGCCACGACTGGACTCGCGCTGAAATCCTCGCCCTGTTTGACCTGCCGTTTAGCGACCTGATGTTCCAGGCGCAAAGTGTGCATCGCGCTTACTTCAACCCTAACGAAGTGCAAGTCAGCACTCTCTGCTCAATTAAAACCGGCGCCTGCCCGGAAGACTGCGCTTATTGCCCGCAGTCGGCCCGTTACGATACTGGCCTTGAGCGCGAAAAACTGATGGCAGTGGAAAAGGTCATTGAGGAAGCCAAAGCGGCCAAAGCCTCCGGCGCGACCCGTTTCTGCATGGGGGCTGCCTGGCGTTCGCCTAAGAACAAAGATATGCCCTACGTCACCACCATGGTGAAAGGCGTTAAAGAGTTGGGTCTGGAAACCTGTATGACCTTGGGGATGCTCGACGAAACCCAGGCGCAAGAACTGGCTGATGCCGGTCTCGACTATTACAACCACAATCTGGATACCTCGCCCGAATACTACGGCGAAATCATCACTACCCGCACCTATCAGGATCGCTTGGAAACCCTCGCCAATGTGCGCAAAGCCGGTATGAAAGTCTGCTGTGGCGGTATCGTCGGTATGGGTGAAGAGGCCAGCGATCGCGCAGGTTTGTTGCAACAGTTGGCAAACATGGCGGATCACCCCGAATCAGTGCCAATTAATATGCTGGTGAAAGTCGGTGGCACCCCCTTGGAAAATGAAGCAGATCTGGACCCGCTCGACTTTATTCGCACCATCGCTGTGGCGCGCATTCTTATGCCCAAATCCCACGTGCGCCTGTCAGCCGGTCGCGAGCAGATGAATGAACAAACTCAGGCCATGGCATTCCTCGCTGGCGCCAACTCGATTTTCTACGGCGAAAAATTGCTGACCACGCCCAACCCGGAAGCCAATAAAGACATGCAATTATTCAAAAAGCTCGGCATTAAACCCGAAGCCTACGAAGTGCATGAAGATGAAAGCGAGCAGGAAGCGGCCATTGTGAATAAGCTGCAAGAAGCTGCACTGGATTCGATGTTTTATAACGCGGCCAAATAA
- a CDS encoding AAA family ATPase, translating to MTGDSPLRAQPDSRLLDQPAGQQGYLFDLPDTAADEQLLADYRQRYGLSEDPFAQDYSFPLFTGAGRRQLLDQLLHLCQFSNSVLVVLGDAGVGKTRTAHAFMDSLSDQDQICFLSLQSSQSLEQVLTAIVQTFGINAGPLPSAENLLTAIEAFIAEEALVDEEGLAVVVVDNAQLLDDQTLTVLSALLNNFPQQNRLHLALFAEPSFMRRLERASPETLLINDFYLQPFGLAEAVDYLNFRMEMADYLGPEIFTESVVDPWWRQAQGQLGILHECAQERLLESVTPKSVFQKRALPVAHIIAISLLIAVVGVVFLYMGDDDKPKPAVAVVPALAPVANQAVSSSALELTSTSTPVQPLLQTLPQPQQPNQIAAQAQAQQAAQNTSTAQMATAQQTSEFAREEVVPLAQLPTTPVKKPDAQASSSVTATAQPTTAVQPVETPKPVVVEAAPKPAVTTEKKPLATTASPQERNILAWSAAEYTVQLLGVSNRKAALDYMAAQPNKSELLMFKSKRQGKDWFVVITGRFSSSAEARQAISRLPAGQRDAGPWPRDVKTIQAEIKSAL from the coding sequence ATGACTGGAGACTCTCCTTTGCGAGCCCAACCCGATAGCCGCCTGCTTGACCAACCTGCGGGGCAACAAGGTTATTTGTTTGATCTGCCGGATACCGCTGCGGATGAACAATTGTTGGCGGATTATCGCCAGCGTTATGGTTTGTCGGAAGATCCCTTTGCACAAGATTATTCGTTTCCACTGTTTACCGGTGCGGGACGGCGTCAACTGCTTGATCAGTTATTACACCTGTGTCAATTCAGTAATAGTGTGCTGGTGGTATTGGGCGACGCGGGTGTAGGCAAAACCCGCACTGCACACGCTTTTATGGACTCTTTGTCCGATCAGGATCAAATCTGTTTTTTGAGTTTGCAGTCAAGCCAAAGCCTTGAACAGGTGTTAACGGCGATTGTGCAGACCTTTGGTATCAATGCCGGCCCCTTGCCGTCGGCCGAAAACCTGTTGACGGCGATTGAAGCGTTTATTGCGGAAGAGGCGTTGGTTGACGAAGAGGGTTTGGCGGTTGTGGTGGTAGATAACGCCCAATTGCTGGATGATCAAACCCTCACCGTGCTCTCCGCACTGCTCAATAACTTCCCCCAGCAAAATCGCCTGCATTTGGCCTTGTTTGCGGAGCCGTCGTTCATGCGCCGGCTTGAACGTGCCAGCCCGGAAACACTGCTGATCAATGATTTTTATTTGCAACCCTTCGGGCTTGCCGAAGCCGTGGATTATCTCAACTTTCGCATGGAAATGGCGGATTACCTCGGGCCGGAAATCTTTACCGAGTCAGTTGTCGATCCTTGGTGGCGTCAAGCCCAAGGGCAGCTGGGCATACTGCACGAGTGCGCGCAGGAGCGACTGCTGGAATCGGTAACGCCAAAAAGCGTATTCCAGAAGCGTGCACTGCCAGTAGCACACATTATTGCCATTTCACTGCTCATCGCGGTGGTGGGTGTGGTGTTTCTGTATATGGGTGATGATGATAAACCCAAGCCTGCTGTTGCTGTAGTGCCAGCCCTTGCGCCAGTCGCGAATCAAGCGGTGAGTAGCAGTGCTTTGGAGTTGACCTCGACAAGTACTCCGGTGCAGCCATTGTTGCAGACCCTGCCTCAGCCCCAGCAGCCTAATCAGATAGCCGCACAAGCTCAGGCACAGCAGGCTGCTCAGAATACCTCCACAGCGCAAATGGCTACTGCGCAACAGACCAGTGAGTTTGCGCGTGAAGAGGTAGTGCCGCTGGCGCAATTACCAACAACGCCAGTGAAAAAACCGGATGCGCAGGCCAGTTCATCAGTGACGGCTACAGCGCAACCGACAACTGCTGTTCAGCCGGTTGAGACACCCAAGCCCGTGGTGGTTGAGGCGGCGCCCAAACCTGCGGTGACGACGGAGAAAAAACCACTGGCGACAACTGCCAGCCCGCAGGAGCGCAACATATTGGCGTGGTCGGCAGCGGAGTACACGGTACAACTGTTGGGGGTGAGTAATCGTAAGGCGGCGCTGGACTACATGGCTGCACAGCCCAATAAATCCGAACTCTTGATGTTTAAAAGTAAACGTCAGGGTAAGGATTGGTTTGTGGTGATCACCGGGCGTTTTTCCAGTTCTGCCGAGGCGCGTCAGGCGATCAGTCGTTTACCGGCAGGTCAGCGCGATGCAGGCCCCTGGCCGCGGGATGTCAAAACTATCCAGGCGGAAATCAAATCGGCCTTGTGA
- the aroK gene encoding shikimate kinase AroK, with the protein MQKTNVFLIGPMGAGKSTIGRLLAAELNLSFRDSDRVIEERTGADIPWIFDMEGEEGFRERETAVLQELAGEQHAVIATGGGIVLRDYNRQLMKQSGFVCYLTASIDQLVERTARDKKRPLLQVENPRQKIIDLLALRDPMYRDAADFIVNTDRRSPKTVAQEIASLVQGA; encoded by the coding sequence ATGCAAAAAACAAATGTGTTTCTGATCGGCCCCATGGGGGCCGGTAAATCGACCATCGGCCGCCTTTTGGCGGCCGAGCTTAATTTGAGCTTTCGCGATAGCGATCGTGTGATTGAAGAACGTACCGGCGCCGATATTCCATGGATATTTGATATGGAAGGCGAAGAGGGGTTTCGCGAGCGTGAAACGGCAGTGCTTCAGGAGCTTGCCGGAGAGCAACATGCAGTGATTGCTACGGGAGGTGGAATTGTATTGCGGGATTACAATCGCCAGCTTATGAAACAGTCAGGTTTTGTATGTTATTTGACTGCCTCTATCGATCAGTTGGTTGAGCGTACTGCCCGTGATAAAAAGCGACCTCTTTTACAAGTGGAAAATCCACGCCAAAAAATTATTGACCTACTCGCGTTGCGCGATCCCATGTACAGGGATGCCGCTGATTTTATCGTGAATACCGACCGTCGCTCGCCTAAAACGGTCGCCCAGGAAATTGCATCTCTCGTACAAGGGGCTTAG
- the gcvT gene encoding glycine cleavage system aminomethyltransferase GcvT — translation MGNKTALYATHQAMGGKLVDFGGWDMPLHYGSQIEEHHKVRQTAGMFDVSHMTVVDVTGSQAKAYLQYLLANDVAKLDGHQGKALYSGMLNHEGGVIDDLIVYNMGDWYRVVVNCSTREKDLAWMNSVAADFTVTITERPELAMIAVQGPDAIRIASSLVSSEHAALIASLTVFQGLPAGGWFIGRTGYTGEDGLEIMLPNTEAPAFWQALADAGVAPCGLGARDTLRLEAGMNLYGHEMDETVSPLAANMGWTIAWQPTSRNFIGRAVLEAQKAAGNSHKLVGLVLRERGVLRAEQLVTVDGCDEKGVITSGTFSPSLGYSIALARVPAAIGSHCQVDMRGKQVTVEVVAPNFVRHGKALL, via the coding sequence ATGGGCAATAAAACCGCTCTCTACGCCACCCATCAAGCCATGGGCGGTAAATTGGTGGACTTTGGCGGCTGGGACATGCCGCTGCACTACGGTTCGCAAATCGAAGAGCATCACAAGGTGCGTCAAACAGCAGGCATGTTTGATGTGTCGCACATGACGGTGGTCGATGTCACCGGCAGCCAAGCCAAGGCCTATCTGCAATATTTGCTTGCCAATGATGTCGCCAAACTTGATGGCCACCAGGGCAAAGCGCTCTACAGCGGCATGCTCAACCACGAGGGTGGCGTGATCGATGACCTGATCGTATACAACATGGGGGATTGGTATCGCGTTGTCGTGAATTGCAGTACACGCGAAAAAGATCTGGCCTGGATGAATAGCGTCGCCGCTGATTTTACTGTCACCATTACCGAACGCCCCGAGTTAGCGATGATCGCCGTACAGGGCCCGGATGCGATTCGCATTGCGTCATCCCTGGTAAGCAGTGAACATGCAGCGCTGATTGCCAGCCTGACGGTTTTCCAGGGCCTGCCCGCTGGCGGCTGGTTTATTGGCCGCACCGGTTATACCGGTGAAGACGGTTTGGAAATCATGCTGCCCAACACCGAGGCTCCCGCCTTCTGGCAAGCACTGGCCGATGCAGGCGTCGCCCCTTGTGGTTTGGGTGCACGCGATACCCTGCGCCTTGAAGCGGGCATGAATCTCTACGGCCATGAAATGGATGAAACCGTGTCACCCCTGGCAGCCAATATGGGCTGGACCATTGCATGGCAACCAACAAGCCGCAACTTTATTGGTCGCGCGGTATTGGAAGCGCAAAAAGCAGCCGGGAATAGCCACAAACTGGTTGGACTGGTACTGCGCGAACGCGGCGTATTGCGCGCCGAGCAGTTGGTCACAGTCGACGGCTGCGACGAAAAAGGCGTAATTACCAGTGGCACATTTTCACCCAGCTTGGGCTATTCTATTGCTCTGGCACGCGTGCCCGCTGCTATCGGCAGCCACTGCCAGGTAGACATGCGCGGCAAGCAAGTAACCGTTGAAGTGGTCGCCCCTAATTTTGTGCGTCACGGCAAGGCGCTACTCTGA
- a CDS encoding ComF family protein encodes MWHRLNQALHRLLPQPCLLCGQANSHGLCSECERSLPRLDQYPWRCTQCSIPLASDAPLCGHCVRQSPAFTTCVIPYSYSHPLDFLIHQFKYRRQLASGKQLARLLLQHCQQAERPDLVVPVPMHWRKRWQRGFNQSELLAAPIARSLGLPLVNALRRQQHGHSQKGLSRRERLGNLRRAFSIAAKYRPLVHGAHVALVDDVVTTTATARCLSDLLIKAGAARVDIWALARTPDR; translated from the coding sequence ATGTGGCACCGACTCAATCAAGCCCTCCATCGACTGCTACCCCAGCCCTGCCTCTTGTGCGGCCAAGCCAATAGCCACGGCCTGTGCAGCGAATGTGAGCGATCACTACCACGACTGGATCAATACCCCTGGCGCTGCACACAATGTAGTATTCCACTCGCTAGCGATGCACCTCTGTGCGGCCATTGTGTACGCCAGTCGCCTGCATTTACGACCTGCGTCATTCCCTATAGCTATAGCCATCCGCTCGACTTTTTGATCCATCAATTCAAATACCGACGGCAATTGGCCAGCGGTAAGCAGCTTGCGCGTTTGCTGCTACAGCACTGCCAACAGGCCGAGCGGCCGGATCTGGTCGTACCTGTACCCATGCACTGGCGCAAACGCTGGCAACGCGGATTTAATCAAAGTGAACTGCTGGCCGCCCCTATCGCCCGGAGCTTGGGCTTGCCACTGGTTAATGCCTTGCGGCGCCAGCAGCATGGCCATTCACAAAAAGGCCTGAGCCGACGTGAACGTTTGGGCAATTTGCGCCGCGCCTTTAGCATTGCCGCCAAATACCGGCCGCTAGTGCACGGTGCCCATGTGGCACTGGTGGATGATGTAGTTACCACCACAGCAACGGCGCGCTGCCTGAGTGACCTGCTCATCAAAGCAGGCGCAGCGCGGGTGGATATTTGGGCTTTGGCGCGCACACCGGATCGCTAA
- a CDS encoding YbhB/YbcL family Raf kinase inhibitor-like protein — MIKKALLHTALGIAGSLFISTAMAADFQLSSPSIKPNSTLTADQVFNGFGCTGKNISPELVWSNAPAGTKSFALTVYDPDAPTGSGWWHWVAYNIPASTTKIAAGAGTVDGKNLPAGTEQGRTDFGSTGFGGACPPVGDKPHRYIFTLHALSTDKLEIPEGATAALVGYMINANRIGQTSFTAYYGR; from the coding sequence ATGATCAAGAAGGCTTTATTGCATACCGCGCTGGGAATCGCCGGCAGCCTGTTTATCAGCACCGCTATGGCCGCGGATTTCCAATTATCCAGTCCTAGCATCAAGCCAAATTCCACCCTCACGGCGGATCAAGTGTTTAACGGCTTTGGTTGTACCGGCAAGAATATTTCACCCGAACTGGTATGGAGCAATGCACCCGCAGGCACCAAAAGTTTTGCCCTGACCGTTTACGACCCCGATGCCCCGACGGGTTCAGGCTGGTGGCATTGGGTGGCCTACAACATTCCCGCCAGCACCACTAAAATTGCCGCCGGTGCCGGTACAGTGGATGGCAAAAACCTGCCCGCAGGCACCGAACAGGGCCGCACTGATTTTGGCAGCACTGGTTTTGGTGGCGCCTGCCCGCCAGTGGGCGATAAACCCCATCGCTATATATTCACCCTGCACGCGCTCAGCACCGACAAGCTGGAAATCCCCGAAGGTGCCACGGCGGCACTTGTCGGTTATATGATTAACGCCAATCGCATTGGTCAAACCAGCTTTACCGCTTACTACGGCCGCTAA